The region GTGTTACTTGACTCGTTTGCCTTTGAGCTAACTTTTGGGTAATTAGTTTGATTAGTTCTGTTTCATTCATCTAACTCCCCCTGATCATACATGGCAATTCCTAAAGGCGTTACAAATTGTGGAAAGTGAGGACCAACTACTGGGCGTTTCATGACTTTAGTAAATGTAGGGATAAAATCAGTGAAATTGGTTGCCCCACCTACCAAAAGAACTGGGTCCTCCTCTTTAGCTACCACGTATTGTTTAGAAATACTTGCCATTTTTTCAGCAACTGGACGAATCACACCGAAGATTTCTTTTTCATTCGGTGCTTCCCGCTTAAGAAGTTCCGCCTCATCTACCGTGATACCTTTAGCACCAGCTAGGACAAGTGACATATGAAAGCCGCCAGTTGGTTCATCAAAAACTGATAATTGTTGGCCATCTTGGAAGTTACTAATCCCAGTTGTACCACCCCCAACATCGATGACACTGCCGTCATCTAGATGTAAAAATTTAGCTGCTGCCGTTGGTTCATCCACAATTGCTTGCGGAATAAAACCGGCATCACCGATAACGTTGGCGACTATTTTTTGACTATTTTCACCTGTTCCAGGTGGAATC is a window of Vagococcus intermedius DNA encoding:
- the eutJ gene encoding ethanolamine utilization protein EutJ codes for the protein MDLNVSNQLLDEFAQLVKKNQAARKVSEGEKLKVGVDLGTSSIVLAVLDHEDNPIYGNFQYADVVRDGIVVNYIESVQILKKLKAQAEEVLGVELLSASGAIPPGTGENSQKIVANVIGDAGFIPQAIVDEPTAAAKFLHLDDGSVIDVGGGTTGISNFQDGQQLSVFDEPTGGFHMSLVLAGAKGITVDEAELLKREAPNEKEIFGVIRPVAEKMASISKQYVVAKEEDPVLLVGGATNFTDFIPTFTKVMKRPVVGPHFPQFVTPLGIAMYDQGELDE